The following proteins are encoded in a genomic region of Flammeovirga agarivorans:
- a CDS encoding NeuD/PglB/VioB family sugar acetyltransferase, protein MVFVNYRYYPFFFKRTLNQLQIDIMEINPVIIFGASGLGKAALDIFKSQDILVFCFLDADDELHGAEIGEVTVMGSPSNDGFLKHIGKKCDAFVAIEDHETRQRIVKMLKERRKVQPVNAIHKDTSISESAFIGYGNFINAGARLGYDVKISDHCIIHSNAVLEHDAQLEELVTVGSGAIVGAGAKVGKGALIGSGAIIAPNVIIGEGAQIGPGSLVMMEVKPNTTVFGMPAKEI, encoded by the coding sequence ATGGTATTTGTAAATTACAGATACTATCCGTTCTTTTTTAAAAGAACATTAAATCAATTACAAATAGATATTATGGAAATTAATCCTGTTATCATTTTCGGAGCTAGCGGATTAGGAAAAGCAGCTCTGGATATATTCAAGAGTCAAGACATTCTTGTTTTCTGTTTTCTTGATGCAGATGATGAATTACATGGTGCTGAAATTGGTGAAGTAACTGTAATGGGATCTCCATCAAACGATGGTTTCTTAAAGCATATTGGTAAAAAGTGTGATGCTTTTGTTGCTATTGAAGACCATGAAACACGCCAGCGCATTGTAAAAATGCTTAAAGAGCGTCGTAAAGTTCAGCCTGTTAACGCCATCCATAAAGATACTAGTATCTCTGAATCAGCATTTATTGGTTATGGAAACTTTATCAATGCAGGTGCCCGTCTAGGCTATGATGTAAAGATTTCAGACCACTGTATTATCCATTCAAACGCTGTACTAGAACATGATGCACAACTGGAAGAACTCGTAACTGTAGGTTCAGGTGCTATCGTAGGTGCAGGTGCCAAAGTGGGTAAGGGTGCTCTTATTGGTTCGGGTGCTATCATCGCTCCAAATGTAATTATTGGAGAAGGTGCTCAAATTGGTCCTGGATCATTAGTAATGATGGAGGTAAAACCAAATACTACGGTATTTGGAATGCCTGCAAAGGAAATATAA
- a CDS encoding radical SAM protein, with the protein MRLISHPVLCNYYVTYRCNAKCHFCDIWEKPSPYITLEEADQNFKDLKRLGVKVIDFTGGEPLLHQQLHELLLLAKKRGFITTVTTNGLLYPKRAKQLKGLIDMLHFSLDSFDKEVHDKGRGVQCYDKVLESIEIALSLGEKPDILFTAMDNNISEIQQIYQQITLPNKLVLIINPIFEYDNIGSSLGPQEINHLKKWKNKKYVFLNDAFLALREDGGNHIDHPICKAASSSIVISPKNELILPCYHLGKDKFPINNQLFELYRSKKIQAIVQQEGKLPECEGCAINCYMQPSFGVEINKYFWKSLPSTIKYNWWKGTWKNIF; encoded by the coding sequence ATGCGTCTCATTTCCCATCCTGTACTTTGTAATTATTACGTTACATATAGATGTAATGCAAAATGCCATTTTTGTGATATATGGGAAAAACCATCACCTTATATTACTCTTGAAGAAGCCGATCAGAACTTCAAAGACCTAAAGCGATTGGGAGTTAAAGTAATTGACTTTACAGGAGGAGAACCCTTATTACATCAACAATTACACGAACTATTATTACTAGCAAAAAAAAGAGGGTTTATCACTACTGTAACAACCAATGGACTCCTTTACCCAAAACGAGCAAAACAACTAAAAGGTCTCATTGATATGTTGCACTTTTCTTTAGATTCTTTCGATAAAGAAGTACATGATAAAGGAAGGGGTGTTCAATGCTATGATAAGGTCTTAGAATCTATCGAGATTGCTTTATCGTTAGGAGAAAAGCCTGATATATTGTTTACTGCTATGGATAACAATATCAGTGAAATACAGCAGATCTACCAGCAAATTACGCTACCAAATAAACTCGTATTAATTATTAATCCAATCTTTGAATACGACAACATAGGATCTTCGTTAGGACCACAAGAAATCAATCATTTAAAGAAGTGGAAAAATAAAAAGTATGTTTTTCTAAATGATGCCTTTCTAGCTCTTAGAGAAGATGGAGGTAACCACATCGACCATCCTATTTGCAAAGCGGCTAGTTCGAGTATCGTCATCTCACCAAAAAATGAATTAATACTGCCTTGTTATCATTTAGGTAAAGATAAATTCCCTATAAATAATCAGTTGTTTGAATTATACCGGTCAAAAAAAATTCAGGCAATTGTCCAACAAGAAGGAAAATTGCCTGAATGTGAAGGCTGTGCAATTAACTGCTATATGCAACCTTCTTTTGGTGTTGAAATCAACAAATATTTTTGGAAATCCCTGCCCAGTACCATTAAATACAATTGGTGGAAAGGGACATGGAAAAATATATTCTAA
- a CDS encoding acyloxyacyl hydrolase — MHIKQLSLSVCFILLFSLTIQAQTYDFLKSDTTDSNKTMPRQIFGQTKVHWGGHFSTGVDGLEEVENNYFSALELRVGWKGYGRKKWQELFGYPSYGFGLYQATFYPEANILGSPSAVYGFFNAPFKRYNKWSLNYDLGVGLAYDFFGYDPKENPDQTAIGSEFNVYFTVSVEGQFKISRRLDGTAGLLFTHFSNGRTRTPNKGVNLYGLDLGVKYNFNGYVPKKGGRSLKKDQDPRVKTIQYDLPEFQPFWEYYVFGAGGWSTSPYDIEDREKYYGVATIGMDVARHYSYKGKFGLGIDIFRDGSLVEEYQSQYPNGVPNSKLWYAGIHVSHELLVHRFTLVTQVGVPFMNVEGRGGWYARVGGRYDLTRKIFAHLALKTPGGFIADFVEWGIGFRMYGKKGPNM; from the coding sequence ATGCATATCAAGCAATTATCATTAAGTGTTTGCTTTATTTTGTTGTTTTCACTCACAATACAAGCACAAACCTATGATTTCTTAAAGTCGGATACGACGGATTCAAATAAAACAATGCCGAGACAAATCTTTGGGCAAACTAAAGTACATTGGGGCGGACATTTTTCTACAGGAGTAGATGGTTTAGAAGAAGTAGAAAATAACTATTTCAGTGCCTTAGAACTAAGAGTAGGCTGGAAAGGTTATGGTAGAAAAAAGTGGCAAGAGCTATTTGGTTATCCTAGTTATGGTTTTGGTCTTTATCAAGCAACATTTTACCCTGAAGCTAATATTCTTGGTAGTCCATCTGCCGTATATGGATTCTTTAATGCACCATTTAAAAGGTATAATAAGTGGAGTCTCAATTATGATTTAGGGGTAGGATTAGCTTATGATTTCTTTGGTTACGACCCAAAGGAAAATCCAGATCAAACAGCAATTGGTAGTGAGTTTAATGTATACTTTACAGTTTCGGTAGAAGGTCAGTTTAAAATTTCAAGACGATTGGATGGTACAGCTGGTCTATTATTTACTCACTTCTCTAATGGAAGAACTAGAACGCCAAATAAAGGGGTAAACCTATACGGTTTAGATCTAGGAGTGAAATATAACTTTAATGGCTATGTCCCTAAAAAAGGAGGACGATCTTTGAAGAAAGATCAAGATCCAAGAGTGAAAACAATTCAATATGATTTACCTGAATTTCAACCTTTCTGGGAATACTATGTTTTTGGTGCTGGAGGTTGGAGTACTTCACCGTATGATATTGAAGATAGAGAAAAGTATTATGGGGTGGCTACTATCGGTATGGATGTAGCAAGACACTACAGTTATAAAGGTAAATTCGGTTTAGGTATAGATATTTTTAGAGATGGATCGTTGGTAGAAGAATATCAAAGTCAATATCCAAATGGAGTACCAAACAGTAAATTATGGTATGCAGGTATACATGTATCTCATGAGTTATTAGTACATCGCTTTACATTGGTGACACAAGTTGGTGTTCCATTTATGAATGTAGAAGGCCGTGGTGGCTGGTATGCAAGAGTAGGTGGTAGATATGATCTAACAAGAAAAATCTTTGCTCACTTAGCACTAAAAACTCCAGGAGGCTTTATTGCTGACTTTGTAGAGTGGGGTATAGGTTTCAGAATGTATGGGAAGAAAGGTCCTAATATGTAA
- the rpsT gene encoding 30S ribosomal protein S20: MANHKSAKKRIRSNEAKRLRNRYQLKTTRTFVKRLRETKDHAEALELYNKVASMIDKLAKRNIIHNKNAANKKSKLAKHVNKLAA; the protein is encoded by the coding sequence ATGGCAAATCATAAGTCAGCAAAAAAGAGAATTCGTTCGAATGAGGCGAAGCGCTTGAGAAATAGATATCAACTTAAAACTACTCGTACTTTTGTTAAGCGTTTACGTGAGACAAAAGATCACGCTGAAGCACTTGAGTTGTATAACAAAGTTGCATCTATGATCGACAAGTTAGCTAAGCGTAACATCATTCATAACAAGAACGCAGCTAATAAAAAATCTAAATTAGCTAAGCACGTTAACAAACTTGCTGCTTAA
- the serS gene encoding serine--tRNA ligase has product MLLVSYISENKQEVIQGLEKRYIENAAEIIEEVLNLDEDRRRFQKERDDALADANKSAKEIGMLMKSGKKEEAEKAKTSASENKQKAKDLSSKVSEIENELKDKLYHIPNVPHPSVPLGKTDEENVEMYKKGDIPTLPEGAKPHWDLIEQYDIIDFELGNKVSGAGFPFYKGKGARMQRALISFFLDEAVTAGYLEVQPPIVINEASGYGTGQLPDKEGQMYFMEADNLYMIPTAEVPITNMFRGDLLQENELPKKMAGHTPCFRREAGSWGAHVRGLNRLHQFDKVEIVEIQKPEDSADAHERMVKHVEMLLEKLGLPYRRLLLCSGDLSVNANLCFDLEVFSAAQDRWLEVSSISNFGNYQANRLKLRYRDNHKKTQLLHTLNGSALALPRVLAAILENNQTEKGILVPEVLQKYTGFDIID; this is encoded by the coding sequence ATGTTATTAGTTTCATATATATCAGAAAATAAACAGGAAGTAATCCAAGGTTTAGAAAAAAGATACATCGAAAATGCTGCAGAAATCATTGAAGAGGTATTGAACTTGGATGAAGATCGTCGTCGCTTCCAGAAGGAAAGAGATGATGCTTTAGCAGATGCAAATAAGTCAGCTAAAGAAATTGGCATGTTGATGAAATCAGGCAAGAAAGAAGAAGCTGAAAAAGCTAAAACTTCTGCCTCTGAAAATAAACAAAAGGCCAAAGATCTAAGCTCTAAAGTTTCTGAGATTGAAAACGAACTAAAAGATAAATTATATCACATTCCTAACGTTCCTCACCCATCTGTGCCATTAGGTAAGACTGATGAGGAAAATGTAGAAATGTATAAGAAGGGCGATATCCCAACTTTACCAGAGGGAGCAAAGCCTCACTGGGACTTAATCGAACAATATGATATTATTGACTTCGAATTAGGAAATAAAGTTTCTGGAGCGGGATTCCCATTCTACAAAGGGAAAGGTGCTCGTATGCAAAGAGCCTTAATCAGCTTTTTCTTAGACGAGGCAGTTACTGCGGGATATTTAGAAGTACAACCTCCAATTGTAATTAATGAAGCTTCAGGATATGGTACTGGACAGCTACCAGACAAAGAAGGTCAAATGTACTTTATGGAGGCAGATAACCTTTACATGATTCCTACTGCAGAAGTGCCAATTACAAACATGTTTAGAGGTGATCTATTACAAGAGAATGAACTACCAAAGAAAATGGCAGGGCATACACCGTGTTTCCGTCGTGAGGCTGGTTCTTGGGGAGCTCACGTAAGAGGTTTAAATAGATTGCACCAATTTGATAAAGTAGAGATTGTTGAAATTCAAAAACCTGAAGATTCGGCAGATGCTCACGAAAGAATGGTGAAACATGTAGAAATGCTTCTTGAAAAATTAGGTTTACCATACAGAAGATTATTGTTATGTAGTGGTGACCTAAGCGTAAATGCTAATCTTTGTTTCGACTTAGAAGTATTTTCTGCAGCACAAGATCGTTGGTTAGAAGTTTCTTCAATTAGTAACTTCGGAAATTACCAAGCCAACCGTCTGAAATTAAGATACAGAGATAATCATAAAAAGACGCAACTACTTCATACTCTGAATGGTTCGGCTCTTGCATTGCCTCGTGTATTAGCTGCGATTTTAGAGAATAATCAGACAGAAAAAGGGATTTTAGTACCTGAAGTTCTTCAAAAATATACAGGATTTGATATAATTGACTGA
- a CDS encoding sulfite exporter TauE/SafE family protein: MDSHLFDPSSIVAYVITGIIAGIVNTLAGGGSLFTLSLLMFLGMPVGIANGTNRLGILFQNITGTYTFSKSNLLDIPSSMKYVIPSLLGAIVGAFTVADIDEQTLQYIIGSIMTAMLYPIIKGNKQKTSIHFSAHQKPSFVIWRDNIIFFCIGFYGGFVQAGIGIMILVSVSNLGKMSLIRANAVKMLIIAAYTFPVFLVFVYKGQVIWVAAILLAIGQVIGTWFAGKFASGSEKVNIFIKWLLVSMVAVSILKMFGLLTWLIEYIT, from the coding sequence ATGGATTCTCATCTATTTGACCCATCATCAATTGTTGCCTATGTAATTACTGGTATAATAGCTGGAATTGTAAATACTCTCGCAGGAGGCGGTTCATTATTCACACTATCATTGTTAATGTTTCTTGGTATGCCTGTTGGAATTGCCAATGGCACCAATCGCTTGGGTATTTTATTTCAAAATATAACCGGTACCTATACATTTTCTAAAAGTAACTTATTGGATATTCCGTCTTCAATGAAGTATGTAATTCCATCACTTTTAGGTGCCATTGTTGGGGCATTTACAGTAGCTGATATAGATGAACAAACATTACAATATATTATAGGTTCAATCATGACCGCCATGCTTTACCCAATTATTAAAGGCAATAAACAAAAGACTTCAATACACTTTTCTGCACATCAAAAACCTAGTTTTGTGATATGGAGAGACAATATCATCTTTTTCTGTATTGGTTTTTATGGTGGTTTTGTACAAGCAGGTATCGGAATTATGATTTTAGTAAGTGTCTCTAATCTAGGAAAAATGAGTTTAATTAGAGCTAATGCGGTAAAGATGCTGATCATTGCTGCGTATACATTCCCGGTGTTTTTAGTTTTTGTTTATAAAGGACAAGTTATATGGGTCGCAGCGATACTATTGGCTATTGGTCAAGTGATAGGCACATGGTTTGCAGGTAAGTTTGCATCAGGATCAGAAAAAGTCAATATATTTATAAAATGGCTACTCGTTTCTATGGTTGCTGTCTCAATTTTAAAAATGTTTGGTTTACTAACATGGTTAATAGAATATATCACATAA
- a CDS encoding Na/Pi symporter — protein MKTFAMLASFYVMFLAFGVMKYSFTLLGGQWAEDLVKVSHNPFIYFFIGLLGAAVFQSSSAVTTIVVGAVASGNMSLDDAVFIVMGANIGTTVTSTIVALSYIDEKSVFMRALSGAALHDFFNISVALIFLPLELFTGFLSNLSQKIAFSINISDMAISKNYFSNVGLGLDKLVKLLFSNLIDYPWGILLIAILMIVGALKLIGGVTKQVLMEGKDFNRGEGFFFKNDAVALTTGTVLTSIVQSSSITSSLIVPLTATKKITLPRAYMFIMGANVGTTFTALFAAMATGTEFGVEIALTHFLFNFLGVLIFILIPGIRKVPIWYAKKLGFMAAKDRIFGFLYLFTLFFVVPFILVWISL, from the coding sequence ATGAAAACCTTCGCAATGTTGGCGTCATTTTATGTGATGTTTTTAGCATTCGGAGTAATGAAATACTCTTTTACATTATTAGGAGGACAGTGGGCTGAGGATTTAGTTAAAGTATCCCATAATCCTTTTATTTACTTTTTTATTGGTTTATTAGGGGCGGCAGTATTTCAAAGTAGTTCTGCAGTAACAACGATTGTTGTAGGAGCAGTTGCTTCAGGAAATATGTCTTTAGATGACGCAGTTTTTATCGTCATGGGGGCGAATATTGGTACTACAGTTACAAGCACTATTGTCGCATTATCATATATAGATGAAAAGTCAGTATTTATGAGAGCACTCTCTGGAGCTGCTTTACATGACTTTTTTAATATTAGTGTAGCCTTAATTTTCTTACCATTAGAGTTATTTACTGGTTTTTTATCCAACCTATCACAAAAAATTGCCTTTAGTATCAATATTTCAGATATGGCGATTTCAAAAAACTACTTTAGTAATGTGGGTTTAGGTTTAGATAAATTGGTAAAGCTATTGTTTTCAAACTTGATCGATTACCCTTGGGGTATTTTACTGATTGCAATTTTAATGATTGTTGGAGCCTTGAAGTTAATTGGAGGAGTTACTAAACAAGTCTTGATGGAAGGGAAGGATTTCAATAGAGGAGAAGGTTTCTTTTTTAAGAATGATGCTGTCGCTTTAACCACAGGTACAGTTTTAACTTCGATTGTCCAGTCAAGTTCAATCACATCATCATTGATTGTACCTTTAACAGCTACTAAGAAAATCACTTTGCCTCGGGCATATATGTTTATTATGGGGGCTAATGTTGGTACTACTTTTACTGCACTTTTTGCTGCTATGGCAACAGGTACAGAGTTTGGGGTAGAGATTGCATTGACCCATTTTCTTTTTAATTTCCTAGGTGTATTGATATTTATATTAATACCTGGAATACGTAAAGTACCTATTTGGTATGCTAAGAAATTAGGGTTTATGGCTGCAAAAGATAGAATATTTGGTTTCTTGTATCTATTTACATTATTCTTCGTAGTTCCTTTTATCCTCGTTTGGATAAGCTTATAA
- a CDS encoding SAM-dependent methyltransferase: MNLYLIPSLLAADSYAVLPPETKEAIRTTKYFLVEDLRTARRFIGGWKVEGVTVQELNFQILDKKTKPEQVEKLFKNIPKGENVGVISEAGCPGVADPGALAVQYAHNRNIRVKPLVGPSSILLALMASGLSGQKFAFHGYLPIQKVDKVKAMKNLERDSSKFYQAQIFMETPFRNEAMIEDLCKNLSPTTKLCIACNINAEDEYIKTKTLKEWSKTKVDIHKKPTIFILQA, translated from the coding sequence GTGAATTTATATCTAATCCCAAGTCTTCTAGCAGCAGATAGTTATGCTGTACTCCCTCCAGAGACAAAAGAAGCCATTCGTACAACAAAGTATTTCTTAGTAGAGGATTTAAGAACTGCCAGAAGGTTTATTGGAGGTTGGAAAGTTGAAGGTGTTACCGTACAGGAATTGAACTTTCAAATTCTGGATAAAAAGACAAAACCTGAACAAGTAGAGAAGCTTTTCAAAAATATTCCAAAAGGAGAAAATGTGGGTGTAATTTCAGAAGCTGGATGCCCAGGTGTTGCAGATCCTGGAGCACTAGCTGTACAATATGCTCATAATAGAAACATAAGAGTAAAACCTCTCGTTGGTCCATCATCAATTTTATTAGCACTGATGGCTTCAGGACTTAGCGGCCAAAAGTTTGCTTTCCACGGATATCTTCCAATTCAGAAAGTAGATAAGGTCAAAGCAATGAAAAACCTTGAAAGGGATTCCTCTAAATTTTATCAAGCACAAATCTTTATGGAAACTCCATTTAGAAATGAAGCCATGATCGAAGACTTATGTAAAAACCTTTCTCCAACAACGAAACTATGCATTGCTTGTAATATCAATGCTGAAGATGAATACATCAAAACTAAAACACTTAAAGAATGGAGTAAAACAAAGGTGGATATTCATAAGAAACCAACCATATTTATTTTACAAGCCTAA
- a CDS encoding M28 family peptidase, translating to MTNTRILSSPEFEGRRTNTKGGFKARDYVANMFNEIGLKPLNQGSFIQPFNFHNRLFNITAKGYNVVGYVEGTEWQNPSEGCLLIGAHYDHLGTFGGNIYYGADDNASGVSALFEIARSFVENPPLYPVVFLSFDAEELSCTGSHYFVKSQLLPVESMFLFVNMDMISISDKKEIMVAGTHYNHEYRKLIQESASKVPMKVKFGHDRRRDDGQNNWVYSSDHGEFHKVGVPFVYFGVEEHEHYHRTTDTFDNIDIGFFVESSQMILNFMDKASNKKSFLRLHRKLNK from the coding sequence TTGACGAACACCAGAATATTATCTTCTCCAGAATTTGAAGGAAGAAGAACAAATACCAAAGGTGGATTTAAGGCTAGAGATTATGTAGCAAATATGTTCAATGAAATTGGTTTAAAACCTTTAAACCAGGGGAGCTTTATTCAACCTTTCAACTTTCATAATAGACTTTTCAATATCACAGCGAAAGGGTATAATGTTGTTGGGTATGTTGAAGGAACAGAATGGCAAAACCCTTCAGAAGGATGTTTACTAATCGGTGCTCATTATGATCATTTAGGTACTTTTGGAGGAAATATTTATTACGGAGCAGATGATAATGCTTCAGGTGTATCAGCTTTGTTTGAAATAGCGAGATCATTTGTAGAAAACCCACCACTATACCCAGTAGTCTTTCTCTCTTTTGATGCTGAAGAATTGAGTTGTACTGGTTCTCACTATTTTGTGAAATCTCAACTCTTACCCGTAGAAAGTATGTTTCTTTTTGTCAATATGGATATGATATCCATCAGCGATAAAAAAGAAATTATGGTAGCAGGTACTCATTATAATCATGAGTATAGAAAACTAATCCAAGAAAGTGCTTCGAAGGTACCTATGAAGGTGAAATTTGGACATGATAGAAGAAGAGATGATGGTCAAAATAATTGGGTATACTCTTCAGATCATGGAGAGTTTCATAAAGTAGGAGTCCCTTTTGTATACTTTGGTGTAGAGGAACATGAACATTACCATAGAACGACTGATACTTTCGATAATATTGACATTGGTTTCTTCGTTGAATCTAGCCAAATGATATTAAATTTCATGGATAAAGCCTCAAACAAAAAAAGCTTCCTACGTCTCCATAGAAAGCTTAATAAGTAG
- a CDS encoding ComEA family DNA-binding protein: MIQNIHLSSINKKEVKKIDPNFSTARDWNSIGIPYYLGNKIVRYRLKYGRFSNISDLEIIDGIDSAVLSRISEYLVIHPCKKDINERLLVKKKSIRPTSHVVIQKSKKVFTPFLFDPNDATEELLDSIGFTVRFTKNLLAYRSNGGNFRVKNDLLKLYGIDSLSFSKWKKFIDLPDSLTTEKEKKILFNLNLVSVDELRLINGVGKKTAERVVDFRRKLGGSFYHMNQLKEVFSLDSTRIEKLYEHTFITQESIIKININTCSFEQLATHPYLSYRQARWIVNYRKQHGNYSEFKDLLKIKPLKWDDLKKILPYLEIK; encoded by the coding sequence ATGATTCAAAATATTCATTTATCCTCAATCAATAAAAAAGAAGTGAAGAAGATAGATCCTAATTTTTCAACAGCAAGAGATTGGAATAGTATAGGTATTCCTTATTACTTAGGGAATAAAATTGTACGTTATAGGCTTAAGTATGGTCGATTTTCAAATATATCAGACCTTGAAATTATTGATGGCATTGATAGTGCGGTTTTATCTAGAATCTCGGAGTACTTGGTAATTCATCCTTGTAAAAAAGATATTAATGAAAGACTTCTAGTTAAGAAAAAAAGTATCAGACCAACATCTCATGTAGTCATTCAGAAGTCCAAAAAAGTATTTACCCCTTTTCTTTTTGATCCTAATGATGCGACCGAAGAACTATTAGACAGTATTGGATTCACAGTTCGATTTACCAAGAATTTGTTAGCTTACCGTAGTAATGGAGGGAACTTTAGGGTAAAAAATGATCTTTTAAAATTATATGGGATAGATTCATTAAGTTTTTCAAAATGGAAAAAATTTATTGATTTACCTGATTCGTTAACCACGGAGAAAGAAAAAAAGATTCTTTTCAATTTAAACTTAGTTTCGGTCGATGAATTGAGACTAATAAATGGAGTTGGAAAAAAAACAGCTGAAAGAGTCGTAGATTTTAGAAGGAAATTAGGGGGTAGTTTTTATCACATGAATCAGTTGAAAGAGGTATTCTCATTAGATTCTACCCGTATAGAAAAACTATATGAACATACATTTATCACTCAAGAATCGATAATAAAGATAAATATCAATACATGCTCTTTTGAACAATTAGCAACGCACCCATATTTGTCTTATCGACAGGCAAGGTGGATTGTGAACTATAGAAAACAACATGGTAATTACTCAGAATTTAAGGATCTGTTAAAAATTAAGCCCCTTAAATGGGATGATTTAAAGAAGATATTGCCATATTTAGAGATTAAATGA
- a CDS encoding glycoside hydrolase family 73 protein — protein MRTNYVKFIVILSILFSTACQTTSQYTYQKRVERRNQKLIAENGGSNSAPSNNNSSETGGKKRKNVEDKIPPGKKLSVQEYVDMYKKYAIESMHHKKVPASITLAQGVLESGIGNSKLARATNNHFGIKCGSNWNGDTFDHDDDRPNECFRVYDSVLDSYEDHGNFLRKSRYAPLFELKITDYKGWAKGLRKCGYATDSKYPSKLISIIEQYRLYEYDRK, from the coding sequence ATGAGAACAAACTACGTAAAATTTATTGTAATTCTATCTATATTATTTTCAACTGCTTGTCAGACGACTAGTCAGTATACTTATCAGAAAAGAGTAGAGAGAAGGAATCAAAAATTAATAGCAGAAAACGGAGGTAGTAATTCTGCACCATCTAATAATAACAGCTCAGAAACTGGAGGTAAGAAAAGAAAAAATGTAGAAGATAAGATACCACCAGGAAAAAAATTATCGGTTCAAGAATACGTAGATATGTATAAAAAGTATGCGATAGAATCGATGCATCATAAAAAAGTACCAGCGAGTATTACACTAGCTCAAGGTGTATTGGAGTCAGGTATTGGTAATAGTAAATTGGCTAGAGCTACAAATAATCATTTTGGTATAAAATGCGGTAGTAATTGGAATGGTGATACATTTGACCATGATGATGATAGACCTAACGAATGTTTTAGGGTATATGATTCTGTATTAGATTCTTATGAAGATCATGGAAACTTCTTAAGAAAAAGTAGATATGCCCCATTATTTGAATTAAAAATAACAGACTATAAAGGTTGGGCTAAAGGACTTAGAAAATGTGGTTATGCTACAGACTCAAAATATCCTTCTAAGTTAATCAGTATTATAGAACAATATCGTTTATACGAATACGATAGAAAATAA